In Neodiprion pinetum isolate iyNeoPine1 chromosome 6, iyNeoPine1.2, whole genome shotgun sequence, one genomic interval encodes:
- the LOC124221824 gene encoding uncharacterized protein, translated as MQYNQFVSLCLVALVLGQASALPQHPQYDVQYPQQYQQVRDQRKFAEKPNAMKKVALDDLEDVSTNQIQEGSSGGFSWSNMLSMVMHMLLGQTGGNAGPSKNDIDDGAPPSPWANMLSVGLRVLSALLGGPQQQADGIDKVDNQSSPLQGVLTAVLGAFLGQGRDPDQVAVMAKQASEFIGIVMNLLDALKTSFSHRSLTARSMGKRDTISEAAVASISMLKGYVRSMKSFSGVGRAEDEGQRGCAERALCEANAECTADTQGQSSIFCQLGSYATSYLLQRQSGVAFEALSEAGRRGRSGEDCRTLFLDCNAV; from the exons aTGCAGTACAACCAATTTGTATCCCTGTGCCTAGTGGCGCTTGTTTTGGGACAAGCATCGGCGTTACCACAGCATCCTCAGTACGATGTACAGTACCCACAGCAATACCAGCAAGTCAGAGATCAGAGGAAATTCGCCGAAAAGCCAAATGCGATGAAGAAGGTCGCTCTTGACGATCTCGAGGATGTCAGCACCAACCAAATCCAG GAAGGTAGCAGCGGCGGCTTTTCCTGGTCGAATATGCTGAGTATGGTGATGCATATGCTGCTCGGTCAAACCGGCGGCAATGCAGGACCTAGTAAAAATGATATCGACGATGGAGCACCTCCTAGCCCCTGGGCGAATATGTTGTCGGTTGGTCTACGCGTTTTGAGTGCCCTCCTGGGTGGACCTCAACAACAAGCTGACGGTATTGACAAAGTGGACAACCAAAGCAGCCCATTGCAG GGAGTATTGACAGCGGTGCTGGGCGCATTTCTGGGACAGGGGCGAGATCCTGATCAGGTAGCAGTCATGGCAAAACAGGCCTCCGAG TTCATCGGCATCGTTATGAACCTCTTGGACGCCCTGAAGACATCATTCTCGCACCGTTCTCTCACCGCCAGGTCTATGGGAAAGCGGGACACCATTTCGGAAGCCGCCGTTGCCTCAATTTCCATGCTCAAG GGATACGTACGATCCATGAAATCTTTCAGCGGAGTCGGCCGCGCCGAAGATGAAGGACAACGCGGTTGTGCCGAGCGTGCTCTTTGCGAAGCTAACGCAGAATGTACCGCAGATACACAAGGGCAATCCTCGATCTTCTGTCAATTGGGATC ATACGCGACCAGTTACTTGCTTCAAAGGCAGAGTGGAGTTGCATTCGAAGCTTTATCCGAGGCTGGCCGACGCGGCCGTTCAGGTGAAGACTGTCGAACGCTTTTCTTAGACTGTAACGcagtttaa
- the LOC124221828 gene encoding uncharacterized protein produces MTFKSLLNFGSFGRNPTQAVDRYHSGPSDYGHYDHGWGHGGHKGKGGSGGAALSALTLLAFLFLINVMQQSLDNSNGTATPAVVREGDQSAAPRARGDQASTNIVINDSIPSIKYVPIKTSLQVVQNKN; encoded by the exons ATGACCTTCAAATCATTGTTGAACTTTGGGTCCTTCGGCCGAAATCCGACACAAGCGGTGGATCGTTATCACAGTGGACCAAGTGACTATGGACATTACGATCATGGTTGGGGTCACGG GGGTCACAAAGGAAAGGGTGGCAGTGGCGGTGCTGCCTTAAGCGCGTTGACCTTACTTGCCTTTCTGTTTCTCATCAACGTAATGcag CAATCACTTGATAACAGTAATGGAACAGCGACACCTGCCGTTGTGCGCGAAGGTGATCAAAGTGCAGCACCTCGTGCCAGGGGTGACCAAGCTTCAACGAATATTGTCATTAATGATTCAATACCGAGTATCAAGTACGTTCCGATAAAAACCAGTTTACAAGtcgtacaaaataaaaattaa